A region of [Bacteroides] pectinophilus DNA encodes the following proteins:
- a CDS encoding phospho-N-acetylmuramoyl-pentapeptide-transferase, with the protein MIYYIVDTAYMREVTFASILFAFFITCLSIYWGQNALPRDQGRKFAVNGAKSAGKPRGAGIIFILTFILSCVLFIPLNNELLIYLILVLAAMISGYLDDSSASPWGELKKGLIDFAIAIMAAVTYLNYNSNSIWIAFANAEVTIPKVVFGILIVILVWASINVTNCSDGVDGLCGMLSCITLFAAYVLFTHYVCDTYFRDTILIMIVAILAYLWFNASPSKLLMGDAGSRAIGVFIALTFLKLERPLLFLPLAIVLILDGGLGLLKVSLMRFLKIKILKNVRTPLHDHVRKNLGWSDAQTVFRFSIIQMVIAIAVAYFLIIS; encoded by the coding sequence ATGATTTATTACATAGTTGATACAGCTTATATGCGGGAGGTAACATTTGCAAGCATACTTTTTGCATTTTTCATTACCTGCCTTAGTATATACTGGGGGCAGAACGCTCTTCCAAGAGACCAGGGACGTAAGTTTGCCGTTAATGGTGCGAAGTCGGCCGGTAAGCCGCGTGGAGCCGGAATAATATTTATACTGACATTCATACTGTCATGTGTCCTCTTTATTCCGCTTAATAATGAACTGCTCATATACCTGATTCTCGTACTTGCTGCAATGATAAGCGGCTACCTCGATGACAGTTCTGCATCGCCATGGGGAGAGCTCAAGAAAGGGCTTATTGACTTTGCGATTGCCATAATGGCTGCCGTTACTTATCTTAATTACAATTCTAACAGCATATGGATTGCATTTGCGAATGCAGAAGTAACTATCCCTAAGGTTGTATTCGGAATCCTGATTGTAATTCTTGTATGGGCAAGCATTAATGTAACCAACTGTTCAGACGGTGTAGACGGTCTTTGCGGAATGCTTTCATGCATAACTTTATTCGCGGCATATGTGCTGTTTACCCACTATGTATGCGACACTTATTTCAGGGATACTATTCTTATAATGATAGTTGCGATACTTGCGTACCTGTGGTTCAACGCTTCGCCGAGCAAGCTTCTGATGGGCGATGCCGGTTCAAGGGCAATCGGCGTATTTATTGCACTTACATTTCTTAAGCTTGAGCGTCCTCTGCTGTTCCTGCCTCTTGCAATCGTACTGATTCTTGACGGAGGACTCGGACTTCTTAAGGTATCACTCATGCGTTTCCTTAAGATTAAGATTCTCAAGAATGTCCGCACGCCGCTCCATGACCATGTGCGCAAGAACCTCGGCTGGTCTGATGCTCAGACGGTATTCAGATTCTCGATAATCCAGATGGTTATTGCGATTGCGGTGGCGTATTTTCTTATAATAAGCTAA
- a CDS encoding ABC transporter permease, with the protein MKKKVRNPLIRRIPRELRGDWKKYLVVFLFLVLTIGFVSGMYVANESMMTAAKTGVDQYKREDGHFELNKKADASLINAIESGKKADVKAYYTDKAQKELDDKFDSEFNKEFSDKFNDEFEKEFSDQFDSEFKAKFDEQFDIMVKAQFDARFPDIFAEQFRAQFGAEFDKQFTDMTGVQPDSQSPLYQSMYNQAYEQAYDEAYEQAYATAYEEAYQTAKQSQYAEAYKTAYDEAYSTAHDEAYDTAYSEAYEKAYPEAYDEALNKIKDEIDDKYADAEEKYKLDDPDFKEVRVNVYENFFRNEEEDYNNDGTTDGTIRIYVRNDNVNEACLLEGAFPQASDEIAIDRMHADNVGVKVGDTVTVSGETYRITGLIAYVNYSTLHEKTTDIMFDAIKFDVAMVTDGGFARLHKTIHYAYAWRYVNKPADDIEEKQQSDNFMRALLTQAVTSDNEIEDYTPAYANPAINFAPDDMGSDEAMGGVLLDILTVIIAFIFAITISNTITKEASTIGTLRASGYTRGELVRHYLSMPVIVTLFAAITGNILGYTVFKNVVVSMYYNSYSLPTYVTIWNSQAFVKTTVIPVIIMLVVNLIIIMRMMRHTPLQFLRHDMKKSKKGKAVRLPDWSFLNRFRIRIMIQNRANYIVLFVGIFFIAVMLAMAVGMPDTLAYYKKNAADMMFTKYQYVLKSYEDDDNNVISTENADAEKFSMTSLLRKGDQLDEEVSVYGVADNSRYVKIDGLGRLNGNEVYISDSFADKYSIKAGDDILLDEKYENKQYTFKVVGIYDKSQSIAVFIPIGQYRSVFGLDNEEFTGYMSDSEITDIAEDYIATVITERDITKMCDQLDHSMGSYMTYFQYLCILLSAVMIYLLTKLIIEKNENAISMTKILGYENKEIAGLYMLSTTIVLVIADIFSVILGVIVMNTVWRVMLFSYSGWYAFHFYPSGYAKMFVFILMGYLIVMVLDFNRIRKIPMDKALKEANQE; encoded by the coding sequence ATGAAGAAAAAAGTAAGAAACCCGCTTATCAGACGAATACCGAGAGAGCTGCGCGGAGACTGGAAGAAATATCTGGTTGTATTTTTATTCCTTGTGCTCACAATCGGTTTTGTCTCAGGAATGTACGTTGCCAACGAGAGCATGATGACGGCAGCGAAGACCGGCGTTGACCAATATAAGCGCGAGGACGGACATTTTGAGCTTAACAAAAAAGCGGATGCGTCCCTGATAAATGCGATAGAGTCCGGAAAAAAGGCAGATGTAAAGGCGTACTATACTGACAAGGCACAAAAGGAGCTTGATGACAAATTCGATTCCGAATTTAATAAGGAATTCAGCGATAAGTTCAATGATGAATTTGAAAAGGAATTCAGTGACCAATTCGATTCTGAGTTCAAAGCAAAGTTCGATGAACAGTTTGACATCATGGTAAAGGCTCAGTTTGATGCCCGGTTCCCGGATATATTTGCTGAACAGTTCAGAGCACAGTTTGGTGCGGAATTTGACAAACAGTTTACGGATATGACGGGAGTGCAGCCGGACAGCCAGTCACCATTGTACCAGTCAATGTACAATCAGGCTTATGAACAGGCATATGATGAGGCTTATGAGCAGGCATATGCTACAGCTTATGAGGAGGCATATCAGACAGCAAAGCAGTCACAGTATGCTGAGGCTTATAAGACTGCATATGATGAAGCATACAGCACGGCTCATGATGAAGCCTATGACACCGCATACAGCGAAGCCTATGAAAAGGCTTATCCTGAGGCATATGATGAAGCACTTAATAAGATAAAGGACGAGATTGATGACAAATATGCCGATGCCGAAGAAAAATATAAGCTTGATGACCCTGATTTTAAGGAAGTCCGGGTGAATGTATATGAGAATTTCTTCCGTAATGAGGAAGAAGATTACAATAATGACGGCACCACGGACGGAACAATCCGTATATATGTGCGCAATGATAATGTAAATGAAGCATGCCTGCTTGAGGGTGCATTTCCTCAGGCTTCCGATGAGATAGCGATTGACCGTATGCATGCGGATAATGTGGGTGTTAAGGTCGGTGATACGGTGACGGTAAGCGGGGAGACCTACAGGATAACCGGACTTATTGCATATGTTAATTATTCGACACTGCATGAAAAGACAACTGATATTATGTTTGATGCAATCAAGTTTGATGTTGCAATGGTAACAGATGGCGGATTTGCAAGACTTCATAAGACAATTCATTATGCATATGCATGGCGTTACGTCAATAAGCCGGCAGATGATATAGAAGAAAAGCAGCAGTCGGATAACTTCATGCGCGCACTGCTTACACAGGCGGTTACGTCAGATAATGAAATTGAGGATTACACTCCTGCATATGCCAATCCGGCAATCAACTTTGCACCGGATGACATGGGATCGGATGAGGCAATGGGCGGAGTGCTTCTTGATATACTTACAGTGATTATCGCATTTATATTTGCAATCACAATAAGCAACACGATTACCAAAGAGGCTTCAACGATAGGAACGCTCCGCGCATCAGGTTATACAAGAGGCGAGCTTGTAAGGCACTATCTCTCAATGCCTGTCATTGTTACGCTTTTTGCAGCAATTACAGGTAATATTCTGGGATATACGGTATTCAAAAATGTAGTGGTTTCGATGTATTATAACAGCTACAGCCTTCCGACATATGTAACGATATGGAATTCACAGGCATTTGTTAAGACAACGGTTATTCCGGTCATAATTATGCTTGTCGTTAATCTTATTATAATAATGAGAATGATGAGACATACGCCGCTTCAGTTCCTGCGTCATGATATGAAGAAATCAAAAAAAGGCAAGGCAGTGCGCCTTCCGGACTGGAGCTTCTTAAACCGTTTCAGAATCAGAATAATGATTCAGAACAGGGCGAACTACATAGTTCTTTTTGTCGGAATATTCTTTATCGCAGTTATGCTGGCGATGGCGGTAGGAATGCCTGATACACTTGCCTACTACAAGAAAAATGCGGCAGACATGATGTTTACAAAATATCAGTATGTCCTCAAATCGTATGAAGATGATGATAACAATGTAATATCAACGGAGAATGCTGATGCGGAGAAGTTCAGTATGACATCGCTGCTTCGCAAGGGTGACCAGCTTGATGAGGAAGTATCCGTATACGGTGTCGCAGATAACAGCCGCTATGTTAAGATAGACGGACTTGGCAGACTTAATGGGAATGAAGTATATATTTCGGATTCATTTGCAGATAAATACAGTATTAAAGCCGGTGATGACATTCTGCTTGACGAAAAATACGAGAATAAGCAGTACACCTTCAAGGTCGTGGGAATATATGACAAGAGTCAGAGTATTGCAGTGTTTATACCGATAGGTCAGTACCGCAGCGTGTTTGGCCTTGATAATGAAGAATTCACGGGATACATGTCGGATTCGGAGATTACTGACATAGCAGAGGACTATATTGCAACAGTCATTACAGAACGCGATATCACTAAGATGTGCGACCAGCTCGACCATTCAATGGGCTCGTACATGACGTATTTCCAGTACCTGTGCATACTTCTGTCAGCGGTAATGATATATCTTCTGACAAAGCTTATTATCGAGAAAAACGAAAATGCTATCTCAATGACCAAGATTCTCGGCTATGAAAACAAAGAGATTGCCGGGCTGTACATGCTTTCGACAACAATAGTGCTTGTCATTGCAGATATATTCAGCGTAATTCTCGGTGTTATCGTAATGAATACTGTATGGCGCGTAATGCTGTTCTCATACAGCGGATGGTATGCATTCCACTTCTATCCGAGCGGCTATGCCAAGATGTTTGTGTTTATACTGATGGGATATCTGATAGTCATGGTGCTTGACTTCAACAGAATCAGAAAGATTCCTATGGATAAGGCGCTTAAGGAGGCGAATCAGGAGTAG
- a CDS encoding cysteine hydrolase has protein sequence MHVLIVVDMQNDFIDGALGTAEAVAIVPNVVKKIRDFDGIVLATKDTHGEDYLSTQEGKNLPVVHCVKGTEGWELNPSVAELIDEPAIEKPTFGSVRLGEVLAALSRKAPVEDITLIGLCTDICVISNAMIAKAYLPEVPVIVDASCCAGVTPASHNNALEAMKVCQIQVVNQE, from the coding sequence ATGCACGTACTTATCGTTGTTGACATGCAGAATGATTTTATTGACGGAGCACTCGGAACCGCTGAGGCCGTTGCGATTGTTCCTAATGTAGTTAAGAAGATTCGTGATTTTGACGGAATAGTCCTTGCTACTAAGGACACTCACGGAGAAGATTATCTTTCCACACAGGAAGGTAAGAATCTTCCTGTTGTTCACTGTGTTAAGGGAACAGAAGGCTGGGAGCTTAACCCTTCTGTTGCAGAGCTGATTGATGAGCCTGCGATTGAGAAGCCTACCTTCGGCAGCGTAAGACTTGGCGAGGTGCTTGCAGCGCTCAGCCGCAAGGCACCTGTTGAAGATATAACACTTATCGGTCTCTGCACTGACATATGTGTAATCTCTAATGCCATGATTGCCAAGGCTTATCTGCCTGAGGTTCCTGTCATTGTTGATGCATCATGCTGTGCAGGCGTAACACCTGCAAGCCATAATAATGCACTTGAAGCCATGAAGGTCTGCCAGATTCAGGTTGTGAATCAGGAGTAA